One genomic segment of Campylobacter sp. includes these proteins:
- a CDS encoding Imm41 family immunity protein produces the protein MNLVNFYRNTAFDDRYDANSFIGMILDNNLWSDDEYWKLEADLKKILQHYKNKELDPEIMQGIISISNDIFLNGSWRDVDIDAKSECFKTYEYQEDTKPNIFDRFRRIKSLLLAVASGDENFYKIKFFYENCTPDSCAKNSKDGAVVKIPLKGNAVLNE, from the coding sequence ATGAATCTTGTAAATTTTTATAGAAATACCGCATTTGATGATAGATATGATGCAAATTCGTTCATAGGTATGATTTTAGATAATAATCTATGGTCCGATGATGAGTATTGGAAATTGGAAGCCGATTTAAAAAAGATTTTGCAGCATTATAAAAATAAAGAGTTGGACCCAGAAATAATGCAAGGTATTATTTCTATCTCTAATGATATATTTCTAAACGGAAGTTGGCGCGACGTAGATATAGACGCAAAAAGCGAATGTTTTAAAACGTATGAATATCAAGAAGATACAAAGCCGAATATTTTCGATAGATTTCGTCGCATAAAAAGCTTATTATTGGCAGTTGCATCAGGGGATGAGAATTTTTATAAAATCAAATTTTTCTATGAAAATTGTACGCCGGATTCTTGTGCTAAAAATAGCAAAGACGGTGCGGTAGTTAAAATTCCATTAAAAGGAAATGCGGTTTTAAATGAATAA
- a CDS encoding transglycosylase SLT domain-containing protein — protein sequence MKKLVFALFLALQAPAYSPNEIVNAIAAVAQNEGVKPEILYTIVKIESDFEPYTISFLTNKANADYFAGLRNQNIRIKTSNYSLNSSKWVVTIIPANEIYAVQIAKYLYEDGFSIDVGLGQLNAVNFSQNEIDYIFNPMYNLTKCAKILRKCWNAKDKNIKDTIECYNYGMRKRYSNPYYKRFYEHYERFFGKPY from the coding sequence ATGAAAAAGTTGGTTTTCGCCCTGTTTTTGGCGCTTCAAGCCCCCGCTTACTCGCCGAACGAGATCGTAAACGCCATCGCCGCAGTAGCGCAAAACGAAGGGGTAAAGCCTGAAATTTTATACACCATCGTCAAAATCGAAAGCGACTTCGAGCCCTACACGATCTCCTTTTTGACGAACAAAGCAAACGCCGATTATTTCGCAGGTCTGCGCAACCAAAATATCCGCATCAAAACAAGCAACTATAGCCTAAATTCCAGCAAATGGGTCGTTACTATCATACCGGCAAACGAAATTTACGCCGTGCAGATCGCCAAGTACCTCTACGAGGATGGCTTTAGCATCGACGTGGGGCTCGGGCAGCTAAACGCCGTAAATTTCAGCCAAAATGAGATCGATTATATATTTAATCCGATGTATAACCTCACCAAATGCGCCAAAATTCTACGCAAATGCTGGAATGCTAAAGACAAAAATATCAAAGACACGATCGAGTGCTACAACTACGGCATGCGCAAACGCTACTCAAACCCCTACTACAAGCGCTTTTACGAACATTACGAGAGATTTTTCGGTAAGCCCTATTAA
- a CDS encoding phytanoyl-CoA dioxygenase translates to MNEESIYYKAPLLYSLCRMASLEYQVNYLVHATAEYYEDPSEMAEVLCSQCERALDGKFEFCFLPYEREILKELADLIHKYFRDNSLLEGDTYDYLVYHNKSWVEVRELALKTLYIFGYKPENFNYD, encoded by the coding sequence ATGAATGAAGAAAGTATATATTATAAAGCTCCATTGCTATATTCGCTATGCCGCATGGCTTCTTTAGAATATCAAGTCAATTATTTGGTGCATGCTACGGCTGAATACTACGAAGATCCATCGGAGATGGCAGAAGTACTATGTAGCCAATGCGAGCGAGCCCTTGACGGAAAATTTGAATTCTGTTTTTTACCCTATGAAAGAGAGATCTTAAAAGAACTTGCGGATCTTATTCATAAATATTTTAGAGATAACAGCCTGCTAGAGGGAGATACCTATGATTATTTGGTCTATCACAATAAATCATGGGTAGAGGTCAGAGAGCTAGCCTTGAAGACTTTGTATATTTTCGGCTACAAACCAGAAAACTTCAACTATGATTGA
- a CDS encoding colicin immunity domain-containing protein, translated as MIEEYIKIIEDFLQNRIDVFEFEKIYWDKFMNDKNFPDEYYEPLNRLLTDIDEFEPDEELRGDDTVGDSLSEEDLRGCAKKALKQITLLK; from the coding sequence ATGATAGAGGAATATATAAAAATAATAGAGGATTTTTTGCAAAACAGAATCGACGTATTTGAATTTGAAAAGATATATTGGGATAAATTTATGAATGATAAAAATTTCCCCGATGAATATTATGAGCCGCTTAATAGACTTCTTACGGACATCGATGAATTCGAACCAGACGAAGAGTTGAGGGGTGATGATACGGTAGGCGATTCATTAAGTGAAGAGGATCTAAGGGGATGCGCGAAAAAGGCTTTAAAACAAATTACGCTTTTAAAATAG
- a CDS encoding Imm41 family immunity protein, translating into MDLELLYRNSTNSDKFSINSFVGKFIYQKTWSDCDYWKLDKALMQILSFYHNKTLPREIFVAIIAIFNDVIGVEDKSEIYVSNMLCAKNSDGVAPSIYDRFERLKVLCNSIAFKEKLDNSGFWYVPKD; encoded by the coding sequence ATGGACTTAGAGCTTTTATACCGAAATTCAACAAATTCTGATAAATTCAGCATCAATTCGTTTGTCGGAAAATTTATCTATCAAAAAACTTGGTCAGATTGCGACTATTGGAAGTTGGATAAAGCTTTAATGCAGATTTTGAGCTTTTATCATAACAAAACGCTTCCAAGAGAAATTTTCGTCGCAATAATAGCAATATTTAATGATGTTATCGGCGTGGAGGACAAATCGGAAATTTATGTAAGCAATATGCTGTGTGCAAAAAACAGCGACGGCGTGGCGCCTAGCATATATGATAGATTTGAAAGATTAAAGGTTCTTTGCAACAGCATCGCATTCAAAGAAAAGCTTGACAATAGCGGTTTTTGGTATGTTCCAAAGGATTAA
- a CDS encoding 3-deoxy-8-phosphooctulonate synthase codes for MILIAGPCVIESRELIMKVAESLRKFNEMDGVEFYFKSSFDKANRTSISSFRGPGLQRGCEILAEVKEKFGYKILTDIHESYQAEPAARVADVLQIPAFLCRQTDLLVAAASTQAVVNIKKGQFLSPQAMKHSVEKVLQTRSARAYTPQSGAASSDTNAAQNSACSSNAEICGAQSGARSSADSSSFALGAQNSCAARSDAQNSAHVCDASSAANSAQSAAQPSGEGMHDLARRYGVWLTERGSTFGYGNLIVDMRSLPIMREFAPVIFDATHSVQMPSTGTTSGGDSRFVPYLARAAAAVGVDGFFYETHPDPAHALSDGPNMLNLQQLERVVAQTLAIQKALGF; via the coding sequence ATGATACTGATCGCAGGACCCTGCGTGATCGAAAGCCGCGAGCTGATAATGAAAGTCGCGGAGAGCTTACGCAAATTTAACGAAATGGACGGGGTGGAATTTTACTTTAAAAGCAGCTTCGATAAAGCCAACCGCACAAGCATCTCAAGCTTCCGTGGCCCGGGGCTGCAGCGCGGCTGCGAAATTTTAGCCGAAGTAAAGGAGAAGTTCGGCTATAAAATTTTAACCGACATCCACGAAAGCTATCAGGCGGAGCCCGCTGCGCGCGTCGCCGACGTACTGCAGATACCGGCGTTTTTGTGCCGCCAAACCGACCTGCTCGTCGCCGCAGCCAGCACGCAAGCGGTAGTAAATATCAAAAAAGGTCAGTTTCTATCGCCGCAGGCGATGAAACACAGCGTCGAAAAGGTGCTGCAAACCCGCAGCGCACGAGCTTATACCCCGCAAAGCGGCGCGGCATCTAGCGATACAAATGCCGCTCAAAACAGCGCCTGCTCCAGCAATGCCGAAATTTGCGGCGCGCAAAGCGGCGCCCGAAGCAGTGCAGATAGCAGCTCTTTTGCGCTAGGCGCGCAAAATTCTTGCGCCGCACGATCGGACGCGCAAAATTCCGCCCATGTTTGCGATGCTTCGAGTGCCGCGAATTCTGCTCAAAGCGCTGCGCAGCCAAGCGGCGAAGGTATGCACGATCTAGCGCGCCGTTACGGCGTTTGGCTCACCGAGCGCGGCAGTACCTTCGGCTATGGAAATTTGATCGTCGATATGCGCTCGCTGCCGATTATGCGCGAGTTTGCTCCGGTCATTTTCGACGCGACCCACAGCGTGCAGATGCCTAGCACCGGCACTACGAGCGGCGGCGACTCGCGCTTCGTGCCGTATCTCGCGCGAGCGGCAGCGGCCGTGGGCGTAGACGGCTTTTTTTACGAGACGCACCCTGATCCCGCCCATG